Part of the Sporosarcina sp. FSL K6-2383 genome is shown below.
CTATAGCATGTAATCAGAAATACGGATGGTGAGCATGACTCACTACCCGTATTTTTTCTCGTCATGTTAGAAGGAACATGTTACAATTATGAGTGAATACTCATTCATAATTAAAGGGGGAATTGGTATGTTTGCTGACAAAGTGATAATCGTGACGGGCGGATCAAATGGTATGGGGAAGTATATGGCGAAGAAATTTGCGGATGAAGGTGCGCAGGTCGTCATTACTGGAAGAGATTTGGATCGACTAAAGGCAGCGCAAGAGGAAATCGGCAATCATGCACATCCATTCCAGATGGATGTACGCAATGTCGAATCGATTGAAGCACTGATTACTTTTACAGATAAGAAATTTGGTCGCATTGATGGGCTTATTAATAATGCAGCAGGAAATTTTATTGTACGGGCAGAGGACTTGTCAGCGAATGGCTGGAAGTCTGTCATTGATATTGTGTTGAATGGGACATTTTATTGTTCAAGTGCTGTCGGTAAGTATTGGATTGACAAAGGGCAAAAGGGATCGATTTTGAATATGCTGGCGACATATGCATGGGATGCAGGTCCTGGCGTCGTGCATTCAGCGGCCGCAAAAGCAGGTGTCATGTCGTTAACGCGTACACTGGCTGTTGAATGGGGTAGAAGTTATGGCATCCGTGTCAATGGCATTGCACCAGGTCCGATTGATCGTACAGGCGGAGCAGAGAAACTGTGGGAGTCCGAGCAAGCAGCAAAACGTACAATCGCTTCGATTCCACTTGGTCGATTAGGGCAGCCGGAAGAAATTGCGGAGCTTGCCGCGTTCATCATATCTGATAAGGCATCCTATATGAACGGTGAAATCGTAACACTGGATGGCGGGCAATGGCTGAACCAATTTCCGTTCTGACTTTAGCTAATTGAATAGCTTTTCTAATTAAGCACATCCTTCTCTTAAAAGGAGTGATGACTGAATGGACATTTGGGTTGTACCGATGATAATTGTTGTTTTACTTATTTGCACCATTGGGCTACTGTCAGCACGAAAATCGCGACAGGCCAACACGTCTGCAAATGGCCAAGATAGCGCTATTCCAGAAATAATTGAAAATCATCCATTTACATTGAACCCGATAATTTGGGTCATTTTTATCTACGCCATTTTCTTGTTTACAGTCATATTTTATTATGCAACCTCTTCTTCTTAATTAGAAGGGGTTTTTTCAATTTAGGGTCTACGTAGCCTTTTTATGATATGATAGATATGTAGCCTCTATCATGAACAGTGTGGCTACAGAGGGAGCTGATTCACATGATTTCTGTAAATAACAGGGATTTTCTCTTTACGCCAGTTGCGGATTATATTATATCATCAGAGAAGGTTGCACATGTCCAACTAGGCAATAATGCAGAGCATGCACTGCTCGTCCTAACGAAAACTGGTTATTCGGCTTTGCCTGTCCTCGATGCGAAGTATCATTTAAAAGGTCTACTTGGGATTGGGATGATTACGGATTCGATTTTAGGACTTGAGCGTATTGAATATGAACGTTTAGCTGATTTAAAAGTCGACACAATTATGCAGACTGATATTCCCTATATAAAGACGACTGATCGATTCCAAAAAGGGCTAGATCTTCTTATCAATCACACTTTCCTTTGTGTAGTAGAGGAAGATGGAACGTTTGCCGGTATATTAACACGACGTGTTATTTTGAAACAGTTTAAAAAATATATCTATTCCGTTGTTGAATAAGCGTACAGAAGGAAATGAAAGGCTCCGTGGATGGAGCCTTTTTCTGATTGTCCAGACTCCAGGCGCCTTATGCATTTCTTTAGTTGGAAGGAGAATAAGGAACTATGAACAAAAACAAAGTGACAAATCGACCATTAGTGCTTATATCCGTTATGTTGGCAATGTTTGTTGGGGCGGTTGAGGCAACAATTGTAACGACGGCTATGCCTGCAATTGCTGCTGATTTAGGTGGTTTCTCAAGATATAGTTGGATATTTTCAGCGTATTTATTAATGAGTACGGTTACAGTCCTAATCTATGGAAAGTTAGCTGACTTATTTGGTAGGAAGCCGATACTATTCATCGGTTTAACGCTTTTTTTAATCGGTTCAATTCTTTGTGGTTTTGCGGTGTCAATGGAGCAATTAATCATTTTTCGTCTTATTCAAGGTTTTGGTGCTGGTGCTGTTATGCCGATTGCGACGACGATTGTTGGTGATATCTATACAACGGAAGAGCGTGCAAAAGTTCAAGGTTATTTATCAAGTGTGTGGGGGATTTCCGCCGTGTCGGGCCCTGTCATTGGTGGACTAATCGTACAATATATGAATTGGAAATTTGTTTTTTGGGTCAATGTACCACTAGGTATTTTAGCGATGCTTGGTATTTTACTATTCCTTCATGAGCCGAAACGACAGCAGAAAGTTTCAATTGATTATAAAGGAGCTGCACTACTTACTCTATCGTTATCTGCTATTTTATTTTGGTTGAGTGAAGGAGGACAGTCGTTTAGTCGGCTTTCTTTAACAAGTATCGTCCTTATAGTAGGTGGAATTTCATTATTTATGTTTTTCATAAAGGTGGAACGACAGGCTGAAGATCCTATGATGCCGTTTGCCATTTGGAAAAACCCTGTGATTCTTTATGCAAATTTGGTGTCCTTGACATCAGGTGTTATTTTGATAGGGATATCTTCATATTTACCAACCTTCGTTACAGGGGTGATGGAGCAGCCTGCGATAATCGCTGGCTTTACATTGACTGCTATGTCCATTGGTTGGCCAATTGCATCTTCTGTTGCAGGACACTTACTAATCCGTTACGGAACGTTTACCGTGTCATTTTTTGGCGGGCTGTCGCTCATCTTGGGTACGATGTTGTTTGTGTTCATGGATGCGGGCTCCGGTCCATGGTGGGCTGCAGTTGCGAGCTTTTTTGTCGGTATTGGCATGGGGTTGACCAGTACATCATTCATTGTCACTATACAAGGCGCGGTTCCCCATGAGCGTCGAGGATCTGCGACTGCCGCGAATATGTTCATGCGCAACTTTGGTAATACAATTGGTGCTGCACTTTTTGGAGCTGTGTTAAATGGTTCGTTAATGGCCCGTTTGGAGAATGAAAAATCAACTATGGGGTTGGAAGACGTCAATTTGTTATTGACGGATGAAAATAGGGAAATGTTATCAAAAAACCATTTATTTATGCTGCAAGATGCATTGGATAATTCCTTGCAATGGGTATATATCGCAGTTGCAGCTTTTGCAATCATCAGTTTTCTTCTTATATTACGGATTCCACGTGGGAAGGGGTTATTACATGACAACGACTGAACTTGAAATTATTAAAGCACTTGCTGAAGAGGGCAATATGCGGAAAGCGTCGGAACGTTTATTTTTATCGCAGCCGGCATTGTCTCAACGCTTGCAAACCATTGAAAAAGAATGGGGTACTTTGTTGTTCATTCGCTCACAGAAAGGGCTTGAACCGACACCAGCAGGTGAGTTGGTCATCGCTCATGCGCGGGAAACTATTTTGAAAAAGGAAGAAACGTTTGCGATGATTGCTTCAATGGCGGATAAGGTGCATGGGACATTGAAAATTGCTTGTGCATCTATCATCGGACAAACGTGGCTACCACAAGTATTGAAGGAATATGTCGAGATGTATCCTGATGCAAAAATATCTCTTATGACAGGCTGGAGCTCGGAAATCGTGAAGGCTTTGTATGAAGGGGAAGCGCATGTTGGCATTGTACGTGGGCAAGTGGATTGGAAAAGCCACAAAACATATTTATTCCGTGACCATCTTTATCTTGTAGATCGCGAGATTACATCTATTGATGAGTTGAAGGATACAGATCGGCCATTTATCCAATTTAAAAGTGATTCAAATTACTTCATGGAAATCCAACGCTGGTGGCAACGTCATTTTCCGAAAAATCCAGGGCGTCAAATTACAGTCGATCAAATTGAAACATGTAAACAACTAGCGTTAAATGGAATTGGCTACGCTATTTTACCGTCCATTACATTGAGGGGTGACGAGGATGTCAATAAAATGCCGTTGCTGAATAGTGAAGAAGAGTTTGAATTGACACGAGATACGTGGTTGATTGGCTACGAGTCTTCATTTGCGTTAAAACAAGTGGATGCCTTCGCTCAAATTGTTCAAACGCATGCGGAAAGACTGCGAAAGGATTACAAATAATAAGAATAAATGGAACTTTGGTAGATTTAGTTCGTACTAATAGTGAAGCAGGAATAGATAAATGGCACTGATGGGAGGATATGACTATGTGGAAAAAATTTATCGTGTTTGTGTTGTTACTAATGGCATCACTTGTTGTCATTCCAACTACGACGGCTTTTGCTGCACCGGAACTAAAGGCCAGTGTGAAGGTTGGCCTTGATGGTAAAGCAAAGTATGGCAAAGGGACTCCCGTTACAGTAACGATTGAAAATACGGGAACAGCTTTTAGTGGGGACATGGTTATTGATATGGATTACACGTATTCAATGGGAAGCGGGCAGGCATTTCCATTGGAAATCGGTGCGGGTGAGACAAAAACAGTGTCGTTTGTTAATGAAAAAATGAATGATAATGGCAATTATGGCTTGCAGTCGAGAAAATCTATCTTTTTCTATGAAGGTGGCTGGCAAAAAGGCAAGGAAATTGAACATAAAGGTTCACGGAATATCCCTGCTGCTTTACAGAGTGCCGATAATAAGTTTGCGGTCCAATTTACCGATAATGTTGACCGTTTAACGGCTTTGAAAAAGGTTAGGTACGGCAATTCATCAACGCTAGTTTTGGTGGATGCTGCTAAAATTGAGGAAAAAACTAAGTTTCCAGAAGAGGCAATAGGATGGGAAGCTGCCAATTTTGTCATCATTGATGAATACCCATTGGCAGATTTATCAGCGAAGCAACAGCAGGCACTACTTGGCTGGGTACGAACAG
Proteins encoded:
- the fadH gene encoding 2,4-dienoyl-CoA reductase, with product MFADKVIIVTGGSNGMGKYMAKKFADEGAQVVITGRDLDRLKAAQEEIGNHAHPFQMDVRNVESIEALITFTDKKFGRIDGLINNAAGNFIVRAEDLSANGWKSVIDIVLNGTFYCSSAVGKYWIDKGQKGSILNMLATYAWDAGPGVVHSAAAKAGVMSLTRTLAVEWGRSYGIRVNGIAPGPIDRTGGAEKLWESEQAAKRTIASIPLGRLGQPEEIAELAAFIISDKASYMNGEIVTLDGGQWLNQFPF
- a CDS encoding LysR family transcriptional regulator, whose protein sequence is MTTTELEIIKALAEEGNMRKASERLFLSQPALSQRLQTIEKEWGTLLFIRSQKGLEPTPAGELVIAHARETILKKEETFAMIASMADKVHGTLKIACASIIGQTWLPQVLKEYVEMYPDAKISLMTGWSSEIVKALYEGEAHVGIVRGQVDWKSHKTYLFRDHLYLVDREITSIDELKDTDRPFIQFKSDSNYFMEIQRWWQRHFPKNPGRQITVDQIETCKQLALNGIGYAILPSITLRGDEDVNKMPLLNSEEEFELTRDTWLIGYESSFALKQVDAFAQIVQTHAERLRKDYK
- the cbpB gene encoding cyclic-di-AMP-binding protein CbpB, whose protein sequence is MISVNNRDFLFTPVADYIISSEKVAHVQLGNNAEHALLVLTKTGYSALPVLDAKYHLKGLLGIGMITDSILGLERIEYERLADLKVDTIMQTDIPYIKTTDRFQKGLDLLINHTFLCVVEEDGTFAGILTRRVILKQFKKYIYSVVE
- a CDS encoding MDR family MFS transporter, whose translation is MNKNKVTNRPLVLISVMLAMFVGAVEATIVTTAMPAIAADLGGFSRYSWIFSAYLLMSTVTVLIYGKLADLFGRKPILFIGLTLFLIGSILCGFAVSMEQLIIFRLIQGFGAGAVMPIATTIVGDIYTTEERAKVQGYLSSVWGISAVSGPVIGGLIVQYMNWKFVFWVNVPLGILAMLGILLFLHEPKRQQKVSIDYKGAALLTLSLSAILFWLSEGGQSFSRLSLTSIVLIVGGISLFMFFIKVERQAEDPMMPFAIWKNPVILYANLVSLTSGVILIGISSYLPTFVTGVMEQPAIIAGFTLTAMSIGWPIASSVAGHLLIRYGTFTVSFFGGLSLILGTMLFVFMDAGSGPWWAAVASFFVGIGMGLTSTSFIVTIQGAVPHERRGSATAANMFMRNFGNTIGAALFGAVLNGSLMARLENEKSTMGLEDVNLLLTDENREMLSKNHLFMLQDALDNSLQWVYIAVAAFAIISFLLILRIPRGKGLLHDND